In one window of Candidatus Binatia bacterium DNA:
- a CDS encoding adenylate/guanylate cyclase domain-containing protein, with protein sequence MKSSYLIDGLLAAVLLPLWIGAFALHVDRVADGRLAWPGFWVETTESGDAPVVRALWPGTLAAQSGLQVGDRLLRVGDVPLEHEGPVGVFAQTLAVADANLTVPLRYERDGTPGEITLALTPIPFPWRAVPVTVGFVIAGSLVLLRRRGTRLGRAFFVAAMVYGLHWTFFFGGGPEVTYGWLAVFALSSVVLYPLMLRPIFVILHDNEAGPEKVPAWIWVFSIFGPVSTGWVVGIPFPPVLSLQVTFAITFVWLATVLFVLTQGYRRARPRGRRQLRWVVLGLYLGMAPLLAAAALIAVRPELWWLHDVANLATVLIPICFFVAIVRFNAFDVDRLILSTTAYSILSIVLIAGLLTVVPWLAEIASAVLGTSATQSQISLSAIFAAGVVPGQRVLKPHIERVFFSERHALEQGVDDLLQALDGCETPEALPPLLGRRLYTLLLPEGCVVFGALEQTAAPVYQRGRFSGGDAPAQFSLESLETAKGGIDLTEKFHAESEDLAALAELGATLVFAIRRSGRVAAVLALGAKRSGDVYSTTDKALLRAVAEKTSDVLQRFDEAEILQQERAMRDSFRRYVPSSVADHLAAGEDIEGGERELSVLFADVRGYSTYSEGKEAEAIFSVVNELTEAISSVIRQHDGTVVEFLGDGVMAVFGAPNPNPAHARSAVQAGCSIVSEIDRLELGGGNRAIQVGVGIATGRVFIGNVETKERLIYTAIGDTVNVASRLQDQTRDLEAAVAIDGPTFDDAGDATTGFEPRGEVPIRGRKEQVSVYALPLDPAA encoded by the coding sequence GTGAAGTCGAGCTACCTGATCGACGGCCTCCTGGCGGCCGTGCTCCTCCCGTTGTGGATCGGAGCCTTCGCGCTACACGTCGACCGCGTGGCGGACGGTCGTCTCGCCTGGCCGGGTTTCTGGGTCGAAACCACCGAGTCCGGAGACGCGCCGGTGGTGCGCGCTCTCTGGCCCGGAACCCTCGCAGCCCAATCCGGCCTTCAGGTCGGAGACCGGCTTCTGCGGGTAGGCGACGTTCCGCTCGAACACGAAGGACCGGTCGGGGTCTTCGCCCAAACCCTCGCCGTCGCAGACGCGAACCTCACCGTGCCGCTCCGGTACGAGCGCGACGGCACCCCCGGCGAGATCACCCTCGCCCTCACACCGATTCCGTTTCCGTGGCGGGCCGTCCCGGTCACCGTCGGATTCGTCATCGCCGGCTCGCTCGTTTTGTTGCGGCGCCGCGGGACGCGCCTGGGTCGGGCGTTCTTCGTCGCCGCGATGGTCTACGGCCTGCACTGGACCTTCTTCTTCGGCGGCGGCCCCGAGGTGACGTACGGGTGGCTCGCAGTGTTCGCCCTGTCCTCTGTGGTCCTTTACCCGCTCATGCTGCGACCGATATTTGTGATCCTTCACGACAACGAAGCCGGTCCCGAAAAGGTACCCGCCTGGATCTGGGTCTTCTCGATCTTCGGCCCCGTTTCCACCGGCTGGGTCGTCGGGATTCCATTCCCCCCGGTCCTCTCGCTCCAGGTGACGTTCGCCATCACGTTCGTCTGGCTCGCGACCGTCCTGTTCGTGCTGACCCAGGGCTACCGCCGCGCCCGCCCTCGCGGGCGCCGACAGCTCCGCTGGGTCGTACTCGGGCTCTATCTCGGCATGGCGCCACTGCTGGCCGCGGCCGCTCTGATCGCCGTCCGACCGGAGCTCTGGTGGCTTCACGACGTCGCGAACCTCGCGACTGTCCTCATACCGATCTGCTTCTTCGTCGCGATCGTGCGCTTCAACGCCTTCGACGTCGACCGGCTCATTCTCTCGACGACCGCGTACTCGATCCTGTCGATCGTGCTCATCGCTGGACTGCTCACCGTCGTCCCGTGGCTCGCCGAAATCGCGAGCGCCGTGCTGGGAACGAGTGCCACGCAGAGCCAGATCTCGCTGTCCGCCATCTTCGCTGCCGGAGTCGTTCCGGGGCAGAGGGTTCTGAAACCCCACATCGAGCGGGTCTTCTTCTCGGAACGGCACGCACTCGAGCAAGGGGTGGACGATCTCCTGCAAGCCCTCGACGGCTGCGAAACCCCCGAGGCCCTCCCCCCGCTGCTCGGGCGACGACTGTACACACTCCTGCTACCTGAGGGCTGCGTCGTCTTCGGCGCCCTCGAACAGACCGCCGCGCCGGTCTACCAACGAGGCCGGTTCTCCGGCGGCGACGCCCCCGCCCAGTTCTCACTCGAGAGCCTCGAGACGGCCAAGGGTGGGATCGATCTGACGGAGAAGTTCCACGCCGAGTCCGAGGATCTCGCGGCGCTCGCAGAACTCGGCGCGACACTCGTGTTTGCAATCCGACGCTCCGGTCGCGTCGCGGCCGTCCTCGCGCTGGGCGCCAAGCGCTCCGGCGACGTCTACTCCACGACCGACAAGGCCCTTCTGCGAGCCGTCGCCGAGAAGACGAGCGACGTCCTACAACGCTTCGACGAAGCCGAGATCCTCCAGCAGGAACGCGCGATGCGCGACTCGTTCCGACGCTACGTCCCCTCGTCGGTCGCCGATCATCTGGCCGCCGGCGAGGACATCGAGGGGGGAGAACGGGAACTCTCCGTCTTGTTCGCCGACGTTCGCGGGTACTCGACGTACTCCGAAGGGAAGGAAGCCGAAGCGATCTTCTCGGTCGTGAACGAACTCACCGAGGCGATTTCCAGCGTCATCCGCCAGCACGACGGCACGGTCGTCGAGTTCCTCGGCGACGGGGTCATGGCCGTGTTCGGCGCCCCGAATCCCAACCCTGCGCACGCACGCTCCGCCGTCCAGGCCGGCTGCTCGATCGTATCCGAGATCGACCGCCTGGAGCTCGGAGGCGGAAACCGGGCGATTCAGGTCGGCGTCGGGATCGCCACCGGCCGGGTGTTCATCGGCAACGTCGAAACCAAGGAACGGCTCATCTACACGGCGATCGGCGACACGGTGAATGTGGCCTCTCGGCTCCAGGACCAAACCCGGGATCTCGAGGCTGCCGTCGCAATCGACGGCCCGACCTTCGACGACGCCGGTGACGCTACGACCGGTTTCGAACCCCGCGGAGAAGTCCCGATCCGCGGCCGCAAGGAGCAGGTCTCCGTGTACGCCCTTCCCCTCGACCCGGCGGCCTGA